In Chitinophaga oryzae, the sequence CCGATATTGCTGGCGATAAAGCGGATGCTTTTTTCCTGCTTCAGTTCTTTCTCCAGTTTTTCCACGATGCTGTTGGTATAAGCGAGATTGGACTGGGGAGGGGTGAGCACGTTGATCAGGAATTGTGGTTTCTCTGAAGCGGGAAAGAGGCCAAAGCCTACCGCTTTCATGAGTACCATAGAACCGCCGAAGAGCACCAGGGACACCAGGATGGTCAGCACCGGGCGATGCAGGGCTTTGTCCAGCAGCCTGGCATAGCTGCCATGGATCAGCCTTTTCAGCAGGCGCATGAAGATATTGCCGTCCGGGTGACCGGTGTGTGCTTTCAGCAGCCGGCTGGCGAGGAAGGGGATGATGGTCAGCGAAACCACCATAGAGGCCAGCACGCTGAAGATCACGGCCAGCGGCATGCTGCGGATAAAGTCGCCGCTGCCTTCAGGCAGGAATACCAGCGGCATAAAGGCGATGATGAGCGTGGCAGTGCAGCCTATAACGGCCATGCCTATCTGAGAGGTGGCTTTCAGGGTGGCTTCCATCCTGGAATGTCCTTCCAGCATCCACCGCTCAATGTTTTCGATTACCACGATACTGTCGTCTACCAGCAGGCCAAGCGCTACCACGAGGCCTACAATGCTGAGCTGGTTGAGGTTGTAGCCGAATAGCTGCAGCAGCACGATACCGATGGAGAGCGACAGCGGGATGGAGATCATTACAATGAGGGCTGGCCGCTGGCCTAATGGCAACAGGGTAAACGCCACGAGTGCGATAGCGATGAGGAAGTCTTTGCCCAGTCCGCCCAACCGGTGGTTCACCGCATCTGCCTGGTCAAAGTACTGCACCATATCGATGTTGGCTGGCAGTGTTTTTTTGAACTGTTCGATGACGGGTTTGTATTGTAACTGCGTTTTGCTGATGTTTTCACCGGCTTTCTGTGCCGCAGATACGCTGACGTTGCGATGGCCGTTGAGCCGTGTAAAATATTTCTCATCTTCAAAACCGTAATACACCCTGGCAATATCTTTCAGGAAGATGTTTTTGCCATTGGCAGCAGTAACGATCGTGTTGCTGATTTCGTCGATGTTTTTGTAGTTGCCGCTGGTTTTGATATTGAAGCTTTTGTCGCCTGCATCGATACTGCCGCCGGGTATATTGGCCATCTCTCCCTGGATAGCGGCCATCACGGTACTTGCAGGAAGATGCAGCTGCGCCATTTTGTCCAGCGCCAGTTCCACCCTTACCTGTTGATCGGGGAGTCCGTGTATCTTCACATTTTTAAGGCTGGAAACTTTTTCCAGGTCTTCCTGTAATTTTTCGGCATAGTATCGCAACTTATCTCTCGAAGCATTTTCAGATATCAGTGCTACCTGTAAAACATTTACATCGGAGGGTTCCAGTTTTTTAACCTCTATGCTGTAGATGTCTGCGGGAAGGGAAGCTTTTTTATTATTGATTTCCCGGACAAGTTCCTGGTATTTCTGGTCTACGTTGGATTCGTATTTGTATTCCACGCGGAGTACGGCTACGCCATCGCTGATAGCGGTGCGCAGGCGTTTAATGTCCGCGAGGCCGTAGATATCTTTTTCGAGTGGGTCTACCACGAGGTCTTCCATGTCTTTGGGGCTGGTGCCGGGATAGATGACCACTACGGTAAACTGAGGCGCCTGCATCTCCGGGTCTTCGGAGCGGGGCATATTGAGAATGGTTGTGATGCCGAGCACAATAATCATCAGGAAGATGACGAGGGTGAACTGGTAGTTCCTGACGGCATAACCGGATATTTTCATGATGGTAGTGATTATTGGATGATACGGATGCGGGATTGGTCCTTCAGGTAGGCGCTGCCGGAGATGATCAGGGCGCGGGCCTGTTCCATCCCCTGGCTGATGAGTACCTGGTCTTTCTCCATTCCGGCGATGGTAACGGGGATGCGCTGTGCGGTTTGATTGTCGTTGGTGACAAACACATAGCCGCTGTTGCCGTTGCCATCGAGCAGGGCTGCGTAGGGGATGCTCCAGGCAGTGCCGCCGCCGGTACCGCCCGTAGTGATATGGCATCTGCCGAACATACCGGTGGCAATGGCGGCGGGCTTGCTGCCGCTGAGTTGTACGTCTATCACAAAGGTGCCGCTGGCGGCGTCAATGCCTTCGGATTTGCGTGTAACGGTGCCGGTGAAAGTTTCACCCGGCAGGGAAGGGGTCTCAACGGTCGCTTTGTCGCCGGTGCTCACCTGCGCCCATTCTCTGTCGGTAACGCCTATACGGAGCAGCCAGTGGGCATTGCGGGCGCCATTGATCTGTAATACGGACGTGCCGGCGGATACAAACTGGCCGGGATTGGCGAGCTTGCGGAGTACGTAGCCGTCCTGTGTGGCGCGGATGGCGGAATAACTCCTGTTGAACTGCG encodes:
- a CDS encoding efflux RND transporter permease subunit, with product MKISGYAVRNYQFTLVIFLMIIVLGITTILNMPRSEDPEMQAPQFTVVVIYPGTSPKDMEDLVVDPLEKDIYGLADIKRLRTAISDGVAVLRVEYKYESNVDQKYQELVREINNKKASLPADIYSIEVKKLEPSDVNVLQVALISENASRDKLRYYAEKLQEDLEKVSSLKNVKIHGLPDQQVRVELALDKMAQLHLPASTVMAAIQGEMANIPGGSIDAGDKSFNIKTSGNYKNIDEISNTIVTAANGKNIFLKDIARVYYGFEDEKYFTRLNGHRNVSVSAAQKAGENISKTQLQYKPVIEQFKKTLPANIDMVQYFDQADAVNHRLGGLGKDFLIAIALVAFTLLPLGQRPALIVMISIPLSLSIGIVLLQLFGYNLNQLSIVGLVVALGLLVDDSIVVIENIERWMLEGHSRMEATLKATSQIGMAVIGCTATLIIAFMPLVFLPEGSGDFIRSMPLAVIFSVLASMVVSLTIIPFLASRLLKAHTGHPDGNIFMRLLKRLIHGSYARLLDKALHRPVLTILVSLVLFGGSMVLMKAVGFGLFPASEKPQFLINVLTPPQSNLAYTNSIVEKLEKELKQEKSIRFIASNIGKGNPRIYYNEIQENEHSDYAQLFIQLDPHTSPADKIALIEKLRKKWTPYPGAKVEVKNFEQGPPITAPVEVRLFGDNLDTLRMLAGRVEKMLEKTPGTIYINNPVSTLKSDIRVSIDREKAQQLGIPTINIDRAVRLAIAGINLGRYNDENDTDYDILVTKQKNGKPTMDVFRDLYVNNAAGTAIPLSQVASVKLETSPLSINHQEKNRLVAVGAFVKKGFLPDRVINDVIRQMDQLQLPKGYSYEMGGEVESRNNSFGGFMSIIIVTIFLFIAVLVLEFKTFKSTLIVLSVIPLGIVGAAVALWLTGNSLSFIAIVGLIALAGIEVKNTILLVDFTNQLRAQGKTLEEAIREAGEIRFLPIVLTSLTAIGGLIPIAISTNPMIAPLAIVLIGGLISSTLLSRVVTPVVYKLMPPKITVEQPVSPDNNGNGHGRQLSIPKEAVLNS
- a CDS encoding efflux RND transporter periplasmic adaptor subunit — its product is MKNSFLLLPLSLLLFACGDKKPAASNADSTDVIPVKVMPLEKSGSALSIHASGQFTTDDEVNLSFKTNGIIHNILVKEGDAVRSGQLLATLNMTEIDAQVQQAQLGFEKAQRDYQRTLNLHNDSVATLEQLQNSKTALDMARQQLGTAQFNRSYSAIRATQDGYVLRKLANPGQFVSAGTSVLQINGARNAHWLLRIGVTDREWAQVSTGDKATVETPSLPGETFTGTVTRKSEGIDAASGTFVIDVQLSGSKPAAIATGMFGRCHITTGGTGGGTAWSIPYAALLDGNGNSGYVFVTNDNQTAQRIPVTIAGMEKDQVLISQGMEQARALIISGSAYLKDQSRIRIIQ